A portion of the Krasilnikovia cinnamomea genome contains these proteins:
- the pafA gene encoding Pup--protein ligase, producing the protein MERRIFGLETEYGVTCTYRGQRRLSPDEVARYLFRRVVSWGRSSNVFLRNGARLYLDVGSHPEYATPECDSVTDLVAHDRAGERILEGLLVDAEKRLHDEGIAGEIYLFKNNTDSAGNSYGCHENYLVSRHGEFGRLADVLIPFLVTRQLICGAGKVLQTPRGAVFCLSQRAEHIWEGVSSATTRSRPIINTRDEPHADAERYRRLHVIVGDSNMNEVTTLLKVGSADIVLRMIEAGVVMRDLTLENPIRAIREVSHDITGRRKIRLANNKEVSALEIQQEYLAKATEFVERRGGDQVAKRVVELWGRVLNAIENGDLTPVSREIDWVSKLKLIERYQAKHQIQMSHPRIAQLDLAYHDVRRGRGLYALMEKRGQIDRVSNDLQIFEAKETPPQTTRARLRGEFIRHAQEKRRDFTVDWVHLKLNDQAQRTVLCKDPFRAYDERVERLIASM; encoded by the coding sequence ATGGAACGGCGAATTTTCGGCCTCGAGACCGAGTACGGCGTCACGTGCACCTACCGGGGTCAGCGGCGGCTTTCTCCGGACGAGGTGGCCCGCTACCTGTTCCGCCGCGTGGTGTCCTGGGGACGCTCCAGCAACGTCTTCCTGCGCAACGGTGCCCGCCTCTACCTCGACGTCGGCTCCCATCCCGAGTACGCCACCCCCGAGTGCGACTCGGTGACCGACCTGGTCGCCCACGACCGGGCCGGTGAGCGGATCCTCGAGGGCCTGCTCGTCGATGCCGAGAAGCGCCTGCACGACGAGGGGATCGCGGGCGAGATCTACCTGTTCAAGAACAACACCGACTCGGCCGGCAACTCGTACGGCTGCCACGAGAACTACCTCGTCAGCCGGCACGGCGAGTTCGGCCGCCTCGCGGACGTCCTCATCCCGTTCCTCGTCACCCGCCAGCTGATCTGCGGCGCCGGAAAGGTGCTGCAGACGCCGCGCGGCGCGGTGTTCTGCCTGTCCCAGCGCGCCGAGCACATCTGGGAGGGCGTCTCCAGCGCCACCACCCGCAGCCGCCCGATCATCAACACCCGCGACGAGCCGCACGCCGACGCGGAGCGCTACCGCCGGCTGCACGTCATCGTCGGCGACTCCAACATGAACGAGGTCACGACGCTGCTGAAGGTCGGCAGCGCGGACATCGTGCTGCGCATGATCGAGGCCGGCGTGGTGATGCGGGACCTGACGCTGGAAAACCCGATCCGGGCCATCCGCGAGGTCAGCCACGACATCACCGGCCGCCGCAAGATCCGCCTGGCCAACAACAAGGAGGTCAGTGCGCTGGAGATCCAGCAGGAGTACCTGGCCAAGGCCACCGAGTTCGTCGAGCGGCGCGGCGGCGACCAGGTCGCCAAGCGGGTCGTCGAGCTGTGGGGCCGGGTGCTCAACGCGATCGAGAACGGCGACCTCACCCCGGTCTCCCGCGAGATCGACTGGGTGAGCAAGCTGAAGCTCATCGAGCGGTACCAGGCCAAGCACCAGATCCAGATGTCGCACCCGCGGATCGCGCAGCTCGACCTGGCCTACCACGACGTGCGGCGTGGGCGCGGGCTGTACGCCCTCATGGAGAAGCGGGGACAGATCGACCGGGTCTCCAACGACCTGCAGATCTTCGAGGCGAAGGAGACCCCGCCGCAGACCACCCGGGCGCGGCTGCGCGGCGAGTTCATCCGGCACGCCCAGGAGAAGCGGCGCGACTTCACGGTCGACTGGGTGCACCTGAAGCTGAATGACCAGGCGCAGCGCACCGTGCTGTGCAAGGACCCGTTCCGGGCGTACGACGAGCGGGTGGAACGGCTCATCGCCAGCATGTGA
- the rfbB gene encoding dTDP-glucose 4,6-dehydratase has product MNLLVTGGAGFIGSHFVRSVLTDALDGLAGARVTVMDKLTYAGNLDNLGPVAQSPRLDFVPGDICDAALVDSTLPGHDAIVHFAAESHVDRSILAAAPFAVTNVVGTQVLLEAALRHGTGRFVYVSTDEVYGSIDTGAWDEHAPFAPTSPYAATKAGGDLLALAYHRTYGLPVAVTRSANNYGPYQHPEKLIPRFVTNLLSGRTVPLYGSGLQVRDWVHVDDHCRATALVLLHGRPGEVYHIGGTAELSNRELTGMLLRECGADEKSVVMVADRMGHDQRYALDDGKIRRELGYRPRVSFAEGLPATVRWYRDNERWWAPLVID; this is encoded by the coding sequence ATGAACCTTCTGGTGACCGGCGGTGCCGGCTTCATCGGCTCCCACTTCGTGCGGTCGGTGCTCACGGACGCGCTGGACGGCCTGGCCGGGGCCCGGGTCACGGTCATGGACAAGCTCACGTACGCGGGAAACCTCGACAACCTCGGCCCGGTCGCGCAGAGCCCGCGGCTGGACTTCGTGCCCGGCGACATCTGCGACGCCGCGCTGGTGGATTCCACCCTCCCCGGGCACGACGCGATCGTGCATTTCGCCGCGGAGTCGCACGTCGACCGCTCCATCCTGGCGGCGGCGCCGTTCGCGGTCACCAACGTGGTGGGCACCCAGGTGCTGCTCGAGGCCGCGCTGCGCCACGGCACCGGCAGATTCGTGTACGTCTCCACCGACGAGGTCTACGGCTCGATCGACACCGGCGCCTGGGACGAGCACGCCCCCTTCGCGCCGACCTCCCCGTACGCCGCCACCAAGGCGGGCGGGGACCTGCTGGCGCTCGCCTACCACCGCACCTACGGGCTGCCCGTGGCGGTGACCCGCAGCGCCAACAACTACGGCCCGTACCAGCATCCGGAGAAGCTGATCCCCCGGTTCGTCACGAACCTGCTGTCCGGCCGCACCGTGCCGCTATACGGCAGCGGCCTGCAGGTCCGCGACTGGGTCCACGTCGACGACCATTGCCGGGCCACGGCGCTGGTGCTGCTGCACGGCAGGCCCGGCGAGGTGTACCACATCGGCGGCACCGCCGAGCTGTCCAACCGGGAGCTCACGGGCATGCTGCTGCGTGAATGCGGGGCCGACGAGAAGTCGGTCGTCATGGTCGCCGACCGGATGGGACACGACCAGCGGTACGCCCTCGACGACGGCAAGATCCGCCGCGAGTTGGGTTACCGCCCGCGCGTCAGCTTCGCCGAGGGCCTGCCCGC